The sequence ATGTGCTCGGGGCTCGCGTCAATCGCCGTGAAGCTGATGCGCTTCACGCGCAAGAGCCGGCCCACCATCTGACCCACGCGTCCGAAGCCGGCGATGATGACCGGGTTGTCCTCCTCGGGCGCCACGTCGTACTCGCGCGCCTCCGCCTTCTTCTGGAAGCGCGGCCGTATCCACCGCTCGTGCGCGGCGTACAGCAGCGGCGTCGTCGCCATCGACAGGCCCACCACCACCACGAGCAGGTCCGCCAGCGCGCGGTCCATCACCCGGAACGACACCGCGAGCGCGAAGAGCACGAAGGCGAACTCGCCGCCCTGTGAGATGACGACACCCAGGCTCAGCGCGGGCTCGTCCTGCTTCAGGCTGAAGCGGCCCAGGCCGTAGAGCACCGCGCCCTTGAGCACCACCAGCGCCAGCACCAGCCCAGCCACCAGCAGCGGCTTTTCCACGATGAGCCCCAGGCTCACCGACATGCCCACCGCGATGAAGAACAGGCCGAGCAGCAATCCCTTGAAGGGCTCGATGTCCGCCTCCAGCTCGTGGCGGTACTCGGACTCGGCGAGCAGCACGCCCGCGAGGAACGCGCCCAGCGCCATGGACAGCCCCACCGCGCTGACGAGCGACGCGGTGCCCACCACCACGAGCAGCGCCGTCGCCGTGAACAATTCCTGGCTGTGGAACGACGCCACCGCGCGGAACACCGGACGCATCAGGTAGCGGCCCGCCACCACCACGGCCACGAGCACGCCGATGACCTTCAGGCCCGTGAGCCAGCCCGGCTCGGTGGACGCGGTGGGGCTCGTTCCCAGCATCGGCAGCAGCGCGAGCAGCGGAATCACCGCCAGGTCCTGGAAGAGGAGGATGCCGAAGGCGAGCCGTCCGTAGCCCGTGGTGAGCTGGTTGCGCTCGGCGAGCAGTTGGAGCGCGAAGGCGGTGGAGGACAGCGACAGGCCGAAGCCGGCGATGATGGCCGCGCCCGGCGTCATGCCCAGGGCCATGCCGATGCCGCCCAGCAGCACGCCGGTGAGCAGCACCTGTGCGCCGCCCATGCCGAACACGGAGCGGCGCAACTCCCACAGGCGAGAGGGCCGCAGCTCCAGGCCGATGACGAAGAGCAGCAGCACCACGCCCAGCTC comes from Pyxidicoccus parkwaysis and encodes:
- a CDS encoding monovalent cation:proton antiporter-2 (CPA2) family protein, with product MSFLHQALVFLGAAVVAVPLFKRLGLGSVLGYLTAGAVIGPWGAKLVTDVENILHVSELGVVLLLFVIGLELRPSRLWELRRSVFGMGGAQVLLTGVLLGGIGMALGMTPGAAIIAGFGLSLSSTAFALQLLAERNQLTTGYGRLAFGILLFQDLAVIPLLALLPMLGTSPTASTEPGWLTGLKVIGVLVAVVVAGRYLMRPVFRAVASFHSQELFTATALLVVVGTASLVSAVGLSMALGAFLAGVLLAESEYRHELEADIEPFKGLLLGLFFIAVGMSVSLGLIVEKPLLVAGLVLALVVLKGAVLYGLGRFSLKQDEPALSLGVVISQGGEFAFVLFALAVSFRVMDRALADLLVVVVGLSMATTPLLYAAHERWIRPRFQKKAEAREYDVAPEEDNPVIIAGFGRVGQMVGRLLRVKRISFTAIDASPEHIDFMKRFGSKVFYGDASRLDLLRAARADKAKVFVLAIDDIEASVRTAEAVKEHFPHLTIYARARNRVHAYRLLDMGIRNVMRETFAGSLEMGQDVLMAMGLTYSESHRALERLRDHDEELMREAAKFHKDEAKLVELAARGRKELESLFEQDEADRTKSA